One region of Bactrocera neohumeralis isolate Rockhampton chromosome 5, APGP_CSIRO_Bneo_wtdbg2-racon-allhic-juicebox.fasta_v2, whole genome shotgun sequence genomic DNA includes:
- the LOC126758543 gene encoding protein CWC15 homolog, with protein MTTAARPTFDPARGGSGRGEKDLSALSKQYSSRDLPGHTKLKYRETGQGTSDELRNRDFRKELEEREREARPSKALPSIVRKAIEANNSANSGASGPKRARVEQPAAPVNLDADDPIDKDSSEEDSDSDEEDDTAALLAELNKIKQERLQEEARKDQEKKQEEERIRMENILSGNPLINYAPGTGATASKNLGSDLKVKRRWDDDVVFKNCARSEPEKKTHFINDSLRNEFHKKFMDKYIK; from the exons ATGACTACAGCTGCACGACCAACTTTTGATCCCGCACGTGGAGGCAGCGGTCGTGGAGAGAAAGATTTAAGTGCGCTTTCGAAACAATATTCCAGCAGAGATCTACCAGGGCATACAAAACTCAAATACAG AGAAACTGGTCAAGGCACCTCAGATGAGCTACGCAACCGTGACTTCCGCAAAGAATTAGAGGAACGTGAACGCGAAGCACGTCCCAGCAAAGCTTTGCCGTCAATTGTGCGTAAAGCAATCGAAGCAAACAATTCTGCAAATAGTGGTGCAAGTGGCCCGAAACGAGCACGCGTTGAACAACCAGCAGCACCTGTGAATTTAGATGCTGACGATCCGATAGACAAAGACAGTTCCGAGGAGGATTCCGATTCGGATGAAGAAGATGACACTGCCGCATTGTTggcagaattaaataaaattaaacaagaacGTTTACAGGAAGAAGCGCGCAAAGATCAAGAAAAGAAACAAGAAGAGGAGCGTATACGAATGGAGAACATATTATCTGGCAATCCGTTGATCAATTATGCTCCAGGTACTGGCGCAACAGCGAGTAAAAATTTGGGCAGTGATTTGAAGGTGAAACGACGTTGGGACGATGATgtggtttttaagaattgtgCTCGCTCTGAACCGGAAAAGAAGACGCATTTCATTAACGACTCGCTACGCAATGAATTTCACAAGAAGTTTATGGATAAATATATTAAgtga